Genomic window (Streptomyces sp. RerS4):
AACCTCGGCATCTTCGCCTGGACCGGGATGGCCGCGGCCGCCGGCGACGCCGTACGCAGCCGCCGGGCCTTCGTCGACGCCATACGGGAACGGGCCGAACGCGCCGAGCGCACCCGTGAGGAGGAGGCCCGACGGCGCGTCGCCGAGGAACGGCTGCGGATCGCCCGGGACCTGCACGACGTGGTCGCCCACCACATCGCCCTGGTCAACGTGCAGGCGGGAGTGGCCGCGCACGTCATGGACAAGCGGCCCGACCAGGCGAAGGAGGCCCTGGCCCACGTACGGGACGCCAGCCGCTCGGCGCTGAACGAGCTGCGGGCGACCGTCGGGCTGCTGCGCCAGTCCGGCGACCCGGAGGCGCCGACGGAACCCGCACCCGGGCTCGGCGTTCTCGACGAACTGCTCGACACGTTCCGCCACTCCGGGCTGCCGGTGGAGGCGATCGTGCAGCTGGGCGCGGAGCGGGCGGCGGAGCCGCTGCCGGCGGCCGTGGACCTGGCGGCGTACCGGGTGATCCAGGAGGCGCTGACCAACGTGAGCAAGCACGCCGGGCCGGGCGCGCGGGCCGAGGTCAGCGTGGTGCGGGTGGGGGCCTCCGTGGAGGTGACCGTCCTGGACGACGGCGGCAGCTCCGCCGACTCCTCGCCCGGCGCGACGGACGCGGGCGGCGGACACGGGCTGCTGGGCATGCGCGAACGCACGGGCGCGCTCGGCGGCTCCTGCTTCGCCGGGCCCCGTTACGGGGGCGGGTTCCGGGTGCACGCGATCCTGCCCCTGTAACGGCGTAGGGGCCTTTTCAGCACGCCTTGCGCCAGGCTCCCAGTTCGAGCTTCTTCTCCAGGGAGCTGAGCTTCAGGGCGCGCGATTCCTTGCAGAAGCGGCGCGTCGGGAGTTCGTACTCGGCGTGGAAGACGGCCTTGCCCGCCTCGATGAAGGGGGTCAGCCGCTCGCACTCGCGGTACTGGGCGCACTGCTCGTTGACCGCGAAGTCGAAGTCGCCGACGAGCTCGGGGATCTGGTCGAGGTCGTTCTTGAGGCCGACGGCCAGGCCCCGGTCGTGGGCGAGGCGGGCGATGAGCCGGTTGAACTTCAGCTGGTCGTCGGCGGTGACGGGGAAGCCGGACCTGTTGCGGTAGGCGTCCATGTTGTCGGGTTCCACCGCGTCGAAGCCCTTGTCGCGGCACATGTCGAAGCGCTGCGCCATGATCGGCTCCAGCTCGGCGGTCGCCCGGATGTCCAGCCAGCGTTCACCCTCCCAGCCGTTGCCCTCGCCGAGCAGGGCCTTCGGGAACTTCCCGGCGTCGGGGCGGAAGTCCTCGTAGGCGCCGGCGGAGATGTAGCAGATGGTCTTGCGGCCGTCCTTCTTGAGGCGGGCGACCTCCTCCTTGGTGGTGTTGAAGCCGTCGATGTCGTAGACGGGCACGTCCACCGACGGGTCGAGCCTGCCGGTCAGTTGCCACTGCCAGGCGGTGCCCGGCCGGGGCTGCCAGCGTTCGCCGGGCGCCTGGTCGGGCCAGGGGCCGGGGCCCTCGTCGTCGTCCGGTTCCGTGGCACAGGCGGCCGTGAGCAGCAGCAGGCCGGCGACCAGGGCGGTGGTGAAACGCTTCGTCCGGCGCTCCGTCCAAGGCTTCATCCGGCCGCCTCCAGGGCGTACGGGAGCGTGCCCCAGGGGTGCGCGCCGGTGCCGGGGACCGCGCAGTGGACCCCCGCCCGCCGCTCGGCGGCGAGTTCGGCGGCGGGCGCGCCCGGCGGTACGGCGTACACGAGGTGGCAGAACGTCCGGGCGGGGTGGTCGGCGGTCCAGGGCGGCGGCGCGGCGGCCGCGTCCCGGTAGGCGTCCCAGGGGCCCTCGAAGGTGACGAGGAGATCGGCGAGCGGTACGTAGCCGGGGTGCGGGTGGACGCCGTGGTTCAGGACGAGCGTACGGGCCCCCGCCGCACGGGCGGCGACGGCGAGCCGCCCGTAGTGGGGCAGCAGGTCCGGCCCGGCGGCGACCTGGTCGAGGAAGGCGCCGTCGGTGGCGTACCAGTCGCGGTGGCGCAACAGGTCCTGGACGACGACGGCGTGCGGGCGGCGCCCGTAGTCGGTGTCGGCGTAGCCGAGGACGGGCACGCCGGCCTCCTTCAGCCGGGCGGCGACGGCCGCGAAGCGGTCGTCGGGAGCCGCGCCCGGCCCGCTGTCGGGGTTGAGCACCACCGAGTGCAGCAGACCGGCGCCGGCGCCGTGGATGAGCCGTTCCCACTCCTCGGGGCGGTCGGCGGGATGCTCGTAGAGCGGTACCAGCAGCATGATTCCTTCTTCTCGGCTTATCGGCCGGACTCACGGGGCCGATGACTCACGGGCTCGATGACGCACGGGGTCGATTGCGGGTACGGGTCACCGGTGCGCGGTGGCCCGACCCAGGAGCAGGCACACCAGCACCGCCAGGGCGATCGCCGCCGTGGCCGCGACCGCCGGCTGGACCAGGCTCGGCCGGCCGAGACCGACCAGCAAGGCCACGCTCTGCGCCACGGCCGCCGACGCGCAGACCACGGCGGCCGGCCGGACCGCGCCGAAGGACTGCAGCAGCAGCCCGGTCCACATGACGGCGCCGAGCAGCAGCAGCGTGGCGACGCGCAGCCCCGTCAGCCCGGGGCTGTCGGGCCACAACAGGGTCCCGGTGACGCCGAGGAACAGCAGCACCACCAGGTAGAGGGCGAGGCAGCGGCCCAGGGTGACGAGCATCCGCCGCCGAAAGGCCCGCGGGGAGCGGGCCGCGCGCAGCCCGGCGAGGCTGCCGCTGCGGAAGCGGTGGAGCAGCCATTCGGCGGGACCCATGCTGAGGGTGAGGGCCACGGCGGAGGGCGCGGCGACGGCCTCGGCGGGGCCGCCGGCGAGGACCTCGCCGAGGGCGGCGTACAGCACGAGCAGGCCGGTGCCCAGGCCGAAGACCCCGTAGGGCACCGAGTCGCCGATGCGGGGGCCCCGGCGGCCGGGGTCCTCCCCGTCGGGGCGCAGCATCCGCCAGCGCACCGGACCGCGCTCGCCGGGGCGGCGTACGGCACGGGCCCGGTCGCGCACGCGCCGCGCGCCGGCCCGTAGGCCCGCGGCCAGCGGGAGTTCCCGCACGGCGAGGACGCAGGCGGCCAGCAGGGACGCCACCAGCAGGGCGACCCGCAGGGGCACGGGCAGGTCGACGAAGAGCGCGAACAGCGCCCCGAGGGCCATCGGGGCGAGGGCGGCGAGCAGCACCCGCTCCCGGCCTAGGACGAGCAGGACGGTCGCGGCCCCGACGTACAGGGCCTGACCGGCGGCGAAGGCGTACGAGAACGGCGGCCCGCCCGGCACCGCGACCGCGGCCGCCGTGCCGAGGAGGGCGCCGACGGGGGCGCCGACGAGCAGGGTGCGCCCGGCGGCGGCCCGGTCGCCGAGGCCGAGCCAGGAGTAGGCGCGGTGGGACAGGGTCTGGTCCCAGACCCAGCCGATGAGGGCGCCGGCGAGCAGGGGCAGGGTTCCGGCGGGCAGTCCGAGCCGGTCCGGGGGGCCTTCGAGGAAGGGGGCGCCGAGGAGGTAGGCGAGTCCGGGCAGGGCGAAGATCAGTCCGCGCAGCAGGCAGGCGGTGAGGGGCACCTTCCAGGGGTCGGGCAGGCCCTCCGGCTCCGGGAAGGAGCGGGGCACCCGGGCGTAGAGCTCCTCGGCGAGGGTGAAGGAGTCGGGGCGGCCGTAGGTGAGGCGGATGTACTCGTCGTTCATCCCGTCGGATTCGAGGACGGCGGCGATCTCGTCGGGGTGGACGGCGGCGGCGATGAACGCGTCGAGGCGTTCGGCGAGTTCGTCCATCGGGTCGGCGGCCGGCCCCGCCGGGCGCGGCCGGGCCAGCGCCGGGAGGGTGTCCGTGGGGGAGCCGGCCGGGGCGGCGGCGTGGCGCGCCGCCGCGTGGCCGACGTGGACCCAGGTGCCGTCCGGGCCGGGGGGCTTGAGCCACAGCGATCCGCTCACCACAGGCTCCCGTCCGCCGCCAGTTCCCTGTACCAGGGGTCGGCGATGCGCCGCGTCCAGTCGTCGCCCGCGTGGACAGGCGGGACGAACCGGCCGCCCCGCGCTTGATCGGCGAGGCCGCGGTAGATGTGCCGGAAGCCGTCGACGGACTGGTGGAGGGTGAACTTCTCCACGACCCGCTTGCGGGACATCCGGCCCAGCTCGGCGCGGCGTTCGTCGTCGCGGAGCAGGGCGAGGGTGGCGCGGGCCATGGTCTCGGGCTCGCGGGGCGGGACGACGAGCCCGGTGTCCCCGACGGCCTCGCGGACCCCGCCGACGTCGGTGGAGACGGTGGTGCGGCCGCAGGACATGGCCTCGATGATGCTGAAGGGGAAGCCCTCGCTGATGGAGGAGAGCATGACCACGCTGCCGGCCGCGTACGCGGTGGCGACCTGGTCGACGCGGCCCTCGTAGGTGATGCCGTCGGTGACGCCCAGTTCGGCGGCGAGCTTCTCCAGCCGCAGCCGGTACTCCTCGCAGCCGGCCGGGACCGGGCCGAAGAGGCGCAGGCGCAGGGCGGGAAGCTCCTCGCGCATGAAGGCGTAGGCGCGGATGAGGGTTTCGAGGTCCTTGATGGGGTCGATGCGGCCGCACCAGCTGAGGGTGGGCACCTCGGGTTCGGGGCCGGCCTGGGGGAAGGCGTGCGGGTCGACGCCGTTGTAGACGGTGCGGATCCGGTCGGAGGCGGCGCCTCCGCGCTCCTCCCAGCGGCGGTTGTACTGGTTGCACGGGGTGATCAGGTCGGCCTGCCGGTAGCCCTCGCTGTTCAGCTCGCGGTA
Coding sequences:
- the pelF gene encoding GT4 family glycosyltransferase PelF; translated protein: MSHGRHVTMLTEGTYPHVHGGVSTWCDQLVRGMPEVDFNVIALTGSGREPVTWELPRNVYRHTAVPLWGPPPPRSRRLALRGKARRLFHETYETFLLSLIDPTRGGFSDALGEFIRLARAGRLAPALRSESVLRLLMDVWTRPGLPTAAAEPTIHDALTATDLLEHALRPLSVRIPPDSVAHAVSSGLATLPALAAKRLDGVPFLLTEHGIYLRERYLGYRSAAQRWPVKALVLGFYRELNSEGYRQADLITPCNQYNRRWEERGGAASDRIRTVYNGVDPHAFPQAGPEPEVPTLSWCGRIDPIKDLETLIRAYAFMREELPALRLRLFGPVPAGCEEYRLRLEKLAAELGVTDGITYEGRVDQVATAYAAGSVVMLSSISEGFPFSIIEAMSCGRTTVSTDVGGVREAVGDTGLVVPPREPETMARATLALLRDDERRAELGRMSRKRVVEKFTLHQSVDGFRHIYRGLADQARGGRFVPPVHAGDDWTRRIADPWYRELAADGSLW
- a CDS encoding histidine kinase, translated to MRFHPLATDAVLALGALVAMVVGSFADPHGPHGPTFGTRTPEPFSLLLMLLGAATLVFRRRRPRAVLAVTCGLSLLELTTGEPRAPVAMCAVIALYTVASRTDRPTTWRVGLLTMAGLTGVAMLAGPLPWYAQENLGIFAWTGMAAAAGDAVRSRRAFVDAIRERAERAERTREEEARRRVAEERLRIARDLHDVVAHHIALVNVQAGVAAHVMDKRPDQAKEALAHVRDASRSALNELRATVGLLRQSGDPEAPTEPAPGLGVLDELLDTFRHSGLPVEAIVQLGAERAAEPLPAAVDLAAYRVIQEALTNVSKHAGPGARAEVSVVRVGASVEVTVLDDGGSSADSSPGATDAGGGHGLLGMRERTGALGGSCFAGPRYGGGFRVHAILPL
- a CDS encoding endo alpha-1,4 polygalactosaminidase, with the translated sequence MKPWTERRTKRFTTALVAGLLLLTAACATEPDDDEGPGPWPDQAPGERWQPRPGTAWQWQLTGRLDPSVDVPVYDIDGFNTTKEEVARLKKDGRKTICYISAGAYEDFRPDAGKFPKALLGEGNGWEGERWLDIRATAELEPIMAQRFDMCRDKGFDAVEPDNMDAYRNRSGFPVTADDQLKFNRLIARLAHDRGLAVGLKNDLDQIPELVGDFDFAVNEQCAQYRECERLTPFIEAGKAVFHAEYELPTRRFCKESRALKLSSLEKKLELGAWRKAC
- a CDS encoding spherulation-specific family 4 protein yields the protein MLLVPLYEHPADRPEEWERLIHGAGAGLLHSVVLNPDSGPGAAPDDRFAAVAARLKEAGVPVLGYADTDYGRRPHAVVVQDLLRHRDWYATDGAFLDQVAAGPDLLPHYGRLAVAARAAGARTLVLNHGVHPHPGYVPLADLLVTFEGPWDAYRDAAAAPPPWTADHPARTFCHLVYAVPPGAPAAELAAERRAGVHCAVPGTGAHPWGTLPYALEAAG